The following coding sequences lie in one Drosophila sulfurigaster albostrigata strain 15112-1811.04 chromosome 2R, ASM2355843v2, whole genome shotgun sequence genomic window:
- the LOC133835484 gene encoding endophilin-A → MAFAGLKKQINKANQYVTEKMGGAEGTKLDLDFMDMERKTDVTVELVEELQLKTKEFLQPNPTARAKMAAVKGISKLSGQAKSNTYPQPEGLLAECMLTYGKKLGEDNSVFAQALVEFGEALKQMADVKYSLDDNIKQNFLEPLHHMQTKDLKEVMHHRKKLQGRRLDFDCKRRRQAKDDEIRGAEDKFAESLQLAQVGMFNLLENDTEHVSQLVTFAEALYDFHSQCADVLRGLQETLQEKRAEAESRPRNEFVPKTLLDLNLDGGGGGLNDDGTPSHISSSASPLPSPMRSPAKSMAVTPQRQQQPCCQALYDFEPENPGELGFKENDIITLLNRVDDNWYEGAVNGRTGYFPQSYVQVQVPLPN, encoded by the coding sequence ATGGCTTTCGCCGGACTGaagaaacaaatcaacaaagcGAATCAGTATGTGACGGAGAAAATGGGCGGTGCGGAGGGCACCAAGCTGGATTTGGATTTCATGGACATGGAACGTAAGACGGATGTCACCGTTGAGCTCGTCGAGGAGCTGCAATTGAAGACGAAGGAGTTCCTGCAGCCAAATCCAACGGCCAGGGCCAAGATGGCTGCAGTCAAGGGCATCTCGAAGCTGTCGGGACAGGCGAAATCGAATACGTATCCACAGCCGGAGGGACTGTTGGCCGAATGTATGTTGACGTATGGTAAGAAGCTCGGCGAGGACAACAGCGTGTTTGCGCAGGCGCTCGTCGAGTTTGGCGAAGCGCTGAAACAAATGGCCGACGTCAAGTATTCGCTGGACGACAACATCAAGCAGAACTTTTTGGAGCCGCTGCATCATATGCAGACCAAAGACCTGAAGGAGGTCATGCATCATCGCAAGAAGCTGCAGGGCCGGCGTCTCGACTTTGATTGCAAGCGTCGCCGGCAGGCCAAAGATGATGAAATTCGTGGTGCTGAGGATAAGTTTGCCGAATCACTGCAATTGGCACAGGTAGGCATGTTCAATCTGTTGGAGAACGACACTGAGCATGTCTCGCAATTGGTCACTTTTGCTGAAGCACTATACGATTTTCACTCTCAATGCGCCGATGTGCTACGTGGTCTGCAGGAGACGCTGCAAGAGAAGCGCGCCGAGGCAGAGAGCCGGCCACGCAATGAGTTTGTGCCCAAGACGCTGCTCGATCTGAACTTGgacggcggtggcggcggcctCAATGATGACGGCACGCCGTCCCACATTAGCTCGAGCGCCTCGCCGTTGCCCTCGCCGATGCGCTCGCCAGCCAAATCCATGGCCGTCACACCGCAGCGCCAGCAACAGCCATGCTGTCAAGCATTGTACGACTTTGAGCCCGAGAATCCCGGCGAATTGGGCTTTAAAGAGAACGACATCATCACGCTACTCAATCGTGTCGATGACAATTGGTATGAGGGTGCTGTCAATGGACGCACCGGCTATTTCCCGCAGTCCTATGTGCAGGTGCAGGTTCCACTGCCCAACTAA
- the LOC133835483 gene encoding opsin Rh2: MVASLLPETFAIAMFGSELGPRYEAQSSGNGSVLDNVLPDMAHLVNPYWSRFAPMDPTMSKILGLFTLAILIISLCGNGVVVFIFGGTKSLRTPANLLVLNLAFSDFCMMASQSPIMLVNFYYQTWILGPLWCDIYAVCGSMFGCVSIWSMCMIAFDRYNVIVKGINGTPMTIKTSIMKIIFIWLMATFWTIMPLIGWSSYVPEGNLTACSIDYMTRQWNPRSYLITYSIFVYYVPLFLICYSYWFIIAAVAAHEKAMREQAKKMNVKSLRSSEDCDKSAEGKLAKVALTTISLWFMAWTPYLVICYFGLFKIEGLTPLTTIWGATFAKTSAVYNPIVYGISHPKYRLVLKEKCPMCVCGNTDEPKPDAPPSDTETTSEADSKA; the protein is encoded by the exons ATGGTGGCCAGTTTGTTGCCAGAGACGTTTGCCATTGCCATGTTCGGCTCTGAACTTGGGCCTCGCTACGAGGCGCAGTCGAGCGGTAATGGCTCCGTGCTGGACAAT GTGCTGCCGGACATGGCGCACCTGGTCAATCCCTATTGGAGTCGCTTCGCCCCCATGGATCCAACAATGAGTAAGATTCTGGGCCTCTTCACGCTGGCCATCCTGATCATCTCTTTGTGCGGCAATGGCGTCGTTGTCTTCATCTTTGGCGGCACCAAATCGCTGCGCACGCCAGCCAATTTGCTGGTCTTGAATCTGGCCTTTTCCGATTTTTGTATGATGGCCTCTCAGTCGCCCATTATGCTGGTTAATTTTTACTATCAGACATGGATCTTGGGACCACTATGGTGTGATATCTATGCTGTGTGTGGCTCAATGTTTGGTTGTGTATCCATTTGGTCCATGTGCATGATTGCCTTCGATCGTTACAATGTGATTGTGAAGGGCATCAATGGCACACCGATGACCATAAAGACGTCTATCATGAAGATTATATTCATCTGGCTAATGGCCACATTCTGGACAATAATGCCGCTGATCGGCTGGAGCAGCTACGTGCCCGAGGGTAATTTAACCGCTTGCAGCATCGACTATATGACCAGGCAATGGAATCCACGTTCCTATCTCATCACCTACTCCATATTCGTCTACTACGTGCCACTCTTCTTGATCTGTTATTCCTACTGGTTCATTATTGCC gctgttgctgctcatgAGAAGGCAATGCGGGAGCAGGCTAAGAAGATGAATGTCAAGTCCTTGCGTAGCTCCGAGGACTGTGACAAGAGTGCTGAGGGCAAGCTAGCCAAG GTGGCCCTAACGACCATTTCACTTTGGTTTATGGCCTGGACTCCGTATCTGGTCATCTGTTACTTTGGTTTATTCAAGATCGAGGGTCTAACACCCCTGACGACCATTTGGGGTGCCACATTCGCCAAGACAAGTGCCGTCTATAATCCCATTGTCTATGGCATAAG TCATCCCAAGTATCGTTTGGTGCTCAAGGAGAAG TGTCCCATGTGTGTTTGCGGCAACACGGACGAGCCAAAGCCAGATGCGCCTCCTTCGGACACGGAAACAACTTCAGAGGCGGACTCCAAGGCCTAA
- the LOC133835486 gene encoding uncharacterized protein LOC133835486: MKFAIVLLAAIACATAQGPPFNFAAANPFAAAYNPYLNGLFGTALPGSGAGGAAPAAPAAPVAPAAPVVPSFGGFSVSVFFQSVVLQKEADRLLAQPDFPADLAQRVQASLDKAHEGFAGCTTATLPWLQIRCVKPTLTAAKNELKAIDDEWQARLAATTPRSSRCLSLRRKNFAFTVNETN; this comes from the exons atgaaattcgcAATTGTTTTACTCGCTGCCATCGCCTGCGCTACCGCTCAG GGTCCACCTTTCAACTTTGCGGCTGCAAATCCGTTTGCTGCCGCTTATAATCCATATTTGAATGGACTTTTCGGTACCGCACTTCCAGGATCAGGAGCGGGAggtgctgctccagctgcccCCGCAGCACCCGTAGCTCCCGCTGCCCCAGTTGTCCCATCATTCGGAGGCTTCTCTGTCTCCGTCTTCTTCCAGTCCGTTGTGCTGCAAAAGGAAGCCGATCGTCTGCTCGCCCAGCCCGATTTCCCCGCAGATCTTGCACAGCGTGTACAGGCTAGCCTGGATAAGGCACATGAAGGATTCGCTGGCTGCACCACCGCCACTTTGCCCTGGCTGCAGATCCGTTGCGTCAAGCCCACTCTGACGGCTGCTAAGAACGAGCTGAAGGCCATCGATGACGAGTGGCAGGCACGTCTTGCTGCCACCACCCCCCGCAGCAGTCGTTGTTTAAGCCTCAGGCGAAAAAACTTTGCATTTACTGTAAATGAAACAAACTAA
- the LOC133835487 gene encoding uncharacterized protein LOC133835487, protein MLTASLFVLFFVVCPLQTNAQNVTVSLANSQAVSNTVKEMLDEKLPPNAEARDSGNMLLDSVKKALSICDEALIKDQQIVKHTNCVAETKVWALISVGELAGQSWAKSGASRPGLFC, encoded by the exons ATGTTGACTGCATCGCTTTTTGTGCTCTTTTTCGTTGTCTGCCCA CTGCAGACAAACGCGCAGAATGTCACCGTTTCCCTTGCGAACTCCCAAGCGGTCTCAAACACTGTGAAAGAGATGTTGGATGAGAAGTTGCCTCCAAATGCCGAAGCTCGTGACAGCGGCAATATGCTATTGGATTCAGTGAAGAAGGCGCTAAGTATCTGCGATGAAGCACTGATTAAAGATCAGCAGATTGTCAAGCACACCAACTGTGTGGCTGAAACCAAGGTCTGGGCGTTGATCTCAGTGGGTGAATTGGCTGGTCAGTCGTGGGCCAAATCTGGTGCATCTCGTCCTGGATTGTTCTGCTAA
- the LOC133835485 gene encoding low molecular weight phosphotyrosine protein phosphatase, whose product MSYKKLLFVCMGNSCGSPMAEAIMQNLMVKTSLYWEIDSAALRTWNIGRKPHKQCLRVLREHGLRSDHFCRLLTVHDFSYFDHIIAMNEHVHKELMLWANGNHVQNTSNVVMLGSYTKNGKSVSLIDLSPSRKLKAFRSAYYQIKDCCKQLILSQHVKIVRYDLPSTDEEDEHNLDPMLQSGSPESDKSLSEVMPDFVKRYPSRTSVSTASSVHNYHEKKLCDNCGQQFLATL is encoded by the exons ATGTCGTATAAAAAGCTGCTCTTTGTATGCATGG GCAACTCTTGTGGCTCTCCGATGGCCGAGGCCATCATGCAGAATCTGATGGTGAAGACGAGTCTCTACTGGGAAATCGATAGTGCAGCATTGCGCACCTGGAACATTGGAAGAAAGCCGCACAAACAATGCTTGAGAGTTCTGCGGGAACACGGACTGCGTTCGGATCACTTTTGCAGGCTG CTGACAGTGCATGACTTTAGCTATTTTGACCACATCATCGCCATGAATGAGCACGTCCATAAAGAGCTGATGCTGTGGGCAAACGGCAATCATGTGCAAAACACCTCGAATGTTGTCATGCTGGGTTCGTATACCAAAAATGGCAAGTCCGTCTCGCTTATCGATCTTTCGCCC AGTCGCAAACTGAAAGCATTTCGCAGCGCCTACTATCAAATCAAGGATTGCTGCAAGCAGTTGATACTCAGTCAGCATGTGAAAATTGTGCGTTATGATTTGCCCAGCACAGATGAAGAAGACGAGCACAACTTGGACCCGATGCTTCAATCAGGATCACCAGAGTCAGACAAAAGTTTGTCTGAAGTAATGCCCGACTTTGTAAAGCGATATCCATCGAGGACTTCTGTATCGACGGCATCTTCAGTACATAATTACCATGAGAAGAAATTGTGTGACAATTGTGGACAACAGTTTTTAGCCACCCTGTAA